A window from Megalobrama amblycephala isolate DHTTF-2021 linkage group LG21, ASM1881202v1, whole genome shotgun sequence encodes these proteins:
- the si:ch211-213o11.11 gene encoding probable G-protein coupled receptor, translating to MEASGLPPTAELNETELNETLTHGHPMHLAPSMQLGSMSNPQSRLRDMSGLVVMVTLNAVALLANSGVLAVVVKVPHLRKFSLVCHLCIVDLLCAALLMPLGIVCGSPFFAGVIFSVLECRLYIFLNAFLISASIFTVTVISIERYFYIVHPMRYEAKMTPWLSAAVMGLVWVASTLLGLATVFGWPSYGSRSSIAATHCSLHWSHSGHRRVFAILFCTVCFCVPAAIIIAVYGNVYKVAHTAARERGPIPSWTMETVHPKRRSDSVNSQTTIITTSTSIRRNPVPRRKKRTLVGGKAALTLAIIVGQFLLCWLPYFAFHLHLSLGFSHSTSEEAEGPVTWLAYSTFAVNPFFYGLLNRQIREELCKMLLCCRSAGRPVRPSVSAHERSGQEDFFHFLHRNGDRDGVRCSYHMATQRSTLDQTSFRIPGQIPEEIT from the coding sequence ATGGAGGCGTCTGGATTACCTCCGACAGCAGAGCTTAACGAAACTGAACTTAATGAGACATTGACTCATGGCCACCCTATGCATCTGGCTCCCAGCATGCAGTTAGGGAGTATGTCCAACCCACAATCACGTTTACGAGACATGTCGGGGCTCGTCGTCATGGTGACTCTTAATGCAGTGGCACTCTTGGCCAATAGCGGAGTACTCGCCGTAGTAGTGAAAGTGCCCCATCTCCGCAAGTTCAGTTTGGTGTGTCACCTCTGCATCGTGGATTTGCTTTGCGCCGCCCTCCTCATGCCTCTCGGCATCGTCTGCGGCTCGCCCTTCTTCGCCGGTGTCATCTTTTCCGTGCTCGAATGCAGATTGTACATATTCCTCAATGCCTTTCTCATATCTGCCTCTATCTTTACAGTTACTGTGATTAGTATCGAACGCTACTTCTACATCGTGCATCCCATGAGGTACGAGGCTAAAATGACGCCTTGGTTATCCGCAGCCGTGATGGGACTTGTCTGGGTGGCGTCTACTTTGCTAGGACTTGCTACCGTCTTCGGATGGCCCAGTTATGGAAGTAGAAGCTCCATTGCTGCAACACACTGCTCTCTCCATTGGAGCCACAGCGGACATCGACGAGTATTTGCTATTTTATTCTGCACGGTTTGCTTTTGCGTGCCAGCTGCCATTATTATTGCCGTCTATGGGAATGTCTATAAAGTCGCCCACACGGCTGCCCGGGAAAGAGGGCCGATCCCGAGCTGGACGATGGAGACGGTTCATCCGAAGCGTCGGTCCGATTCCGTCAACAGCCAGACCACAATCATCACCACTAGCACGAGCATCCGCAGAAATCCAGTCCCTCGCAGGAAGAAGAGAACACTGGTTGGCGGGAAAGCAGCACTTACTTTAGCCATCATCGTGGGTCAGTTCCTGCTCTGCTGGCTGCCTTACTTTGCCTTCCACCTGCATCTGTCGCTGGGATTCTCCCATAGTACCTCTGAAGAAGCCGAGGGACCGGTCACCTGGCTGGCATATTCGACGTTCGCGGTAAACCCATTTTTTTATGGCCTACTGAACCGTCAGATCAGGGAGGAGCTGTGTAAGATGCTCTTGTGTTGCCGATCAGCCGGCAGGCCAGTGCGGCCCTCGGTGTCGGCCCACGAACGTTCAGGGCAAGAAgacttttttcattttctgcACAGGAACGGTGACAGGGACGGGGTTAGATGCAGCTACCACATGGCTACACAGAGGAGCACGCTGGACCAGACTAGTTTTAGGATACCTGGGCAAATACCAGAAGAGATTACCTAA
- the cav4a gene encoding caveolin-2 produces the protein MSGTMMQSMDAKETEIDLRDAGDGEDDEGQQTWKTQLETVLEEEEEEDVISTQSDTRPLINERDPRQINECLKVSFEDVIAEPASVRSGDRVWIWSHALFEVSRAWFYRIITAVLAVPVSLIAGILFAVLSFIHIWFFTPCVQVVLINTGWLQTLWSSVLDIIILPFFQSVAKCCRGISVVLTRE, from the exons ATGTCGGGCACCATGATGCAGAGTATGGACGCAAAGGAAACTGAGATCGACCTGAGGGATGCAGGGGATGGAGAGGATGACGAGGGACAACAAACGTGGAAGACGCAGCTGGAAACTGTCctggaggaagaggaagaagaagatGTGATCTCTACACAGAGTGACACCAGGCCTCTGATCAATGAACGGGACCCAAGACAGATAAATGAGTGTCTTAAG GTTAGTTTTGAGGATGTGATAGCAGAGCCGGCGTCGGTGCGCAGTGGGGATCGGGTGTGGATCTGGAGTCACGCTCTTTTCGAGGTGTCCAGGGCCTGGTTTTACCGTATCATCACGGCTGTGCTGGCTGTTCCAGTGTCCCTCATTGCTGGGATTCTCTTTGCCGTCCTCAGCTTCATTCACATCTG GTTCTTTACGCCATGTGTGCAGGTTGTCTTGATAAACACCGGGTGGTTGCAAACTTTATGGAGCAGCGTTTTAGACATAATCATCCTACCCTTCTTCCAAAGCGTAGCCAAATGCTGCAGAGGGATTAGTGTTGTTCTCACACGGGAATGA